ATATTGGGGAGTCTTCTTCATAGGCTTAGAGTATTATTTCACAGTTGCATATTTCTATAACATCAAAATTTTATTCAGCGCTACAAGCTGTTGGTGGCATTTTGATACACATATGCAAATTTCACATGTCTTTGGCAAAGTTTCAGTTaagaatgaataaataaatttatatcgATCGAAAGAAGATATATAGCTTTAATTCCaacttttttttttcgtttttgtgaACGATGTCTTTCTTAATCAATTCTGGAATAAAAACTGTACACGATGAccactttttcttaaaattgcGGTGTTAGCTATAAGCTTTCTTCTAGTGTTTTtaattctgataatttttttttaggtaaTGTAATGAAAGAAATTCACCATCAGTTGGATACGAAACCCGAATATGTTGTCCTACAAATCAAACTtggaaacacaaaatatataGCAGACGGAATAGGTACTTGTACAATGATAATTACGTCATATTTATACTTTTTGAAAAGGATTTTTGTCAATTAAacgaatattttcattttttcccttCATTTTCATCAAGTACTATACTTAAATATTAtagatacagcccgtaacagagaagtgatcgaattgatgtttctttaccgtcaaaattagctacgttatcgacaaacttaactgagtagtgaccgaactattggtactttaacgttaaaaagattgacaatgctgacaactttcatgtgtcgataatcaagtttaataccgataatattgaaaataattctaataatatgaaacaaaatctgtccatgcaccatttcgattgggcgaaaagtagtcatttcttcaaagtcagaacagaaaaaaaagatttatggaaggacgtcttgatagtatcatttcctttacaattttacccaaaactaaaagaaatatactggtaaacaattaaaaaggtgtttgataggaatgaagtcctttattttttcggactacaatgtgtaccgtatgtgtgatggatttgaattcaatcaataactttgaaatgttttctcatatgtatacacaaaagggaagactggtatttgtacttctgttagaatatgtcttcgtccgtttcacatgccaaacttttttctagtactgtatgggacgattctgtactcatacttcacgcgtagttgagtacaagtgtcctcgtagtgaacgcacccgactacgcgtgcagtaaaaagtgtactcttacgtcggataccgggcagtttctttgttatatctgtattttatcaaatacattacatgttaatatttacttaatattaaataggtaaaaattattgctgagagcctgttcagggtttctttcttgtgtatgattatataatttttcacatgcctgaactcactgacgataatgtaaggtgctctattaGAAAACAAATAGATTTctagttcgggtttgaaaaagaaatttcgccttttcttgagcctgttttgtacatttagtttaacagatatgatccaatggaagttttcacatggaaccttcggtaaataggaaaatgaaaagataaggggtaatttacagagagatcacactccatccatgagaaaaacggagggaatttaaaaatctagaggtctccacaaggctttcaacaagggtggaatctcactccttctgaaaagctctaaatcgccccaacgtgtacatacgtttggtcatctagagattctggtttctctttttgtgtgtcataaacattcaattcggatttgaatttaatttaccgaaacatttccgtacattaaatcttaggacggtcagaacattttaaggaccaacagatcgaagtacaattttaagtagttcaTAGGTGTGCAATAATTCAGattcctgtacatgttcatgaagttctaaattttgaatgttgatttctttaaaaaaaaacaccatttttttacaataaaaaatctcaaaatgtccgttaacaatgaaaaagtttgaccatgaaaaatcacatatctgagaaaagcagtcgtttaattgattataagaaagtttcagtatatcatttcaaatttctttaatttgagagttttcctttagttacaaattaatgtagctccatgtctgatggtgaaagaaaaatgaatatctcagaaagtggtgaattagtttccataaatgacagatgaatcgggccaagcttagtaacttacagtaaacagactactgtaacattgacgcactcgtcgaactgtttaaaagatttgtgtttatgaccaaaactttatatacaacttcatttataaattcatctgaaaaaaatctataaccagcagatctatgcttctataaagaaagtattattgtacaaaagggtatttattataaaatggtcctaactatagaatagatagtttaccacagaaatcttaaacggaagtttcgacaattttaaacagaagagatttgaaaataaatttaactttaaataaacactgaaataattttaatacctcgaaggtgtaaagaataaaccaacaatctcaatctttaaaagtgtcttcattgcactaaccgacgagttcatgtttacagtagaaacagtggatgtgactccaataaattcattttcattgtagtcatgaatatttatcgcttatattaaattgataaagattatATCGAGGTCacaccaactgtttctacagctaaagctaggttcacactgccgatcagatcaactcgatcaagcccgatcaagacaaattacgtgatcgggagactggtctgactcaatcgacaaggatgTTCGGGTAAGTCTACCCTACTCATCATCGATCTGActacatgtcaaaaactctcgggtaaggaccgagaagcaagtcactcgagaagaaaTCGATAATTCGTCGAGTACGTAGAGATCGagattgatcgggaaaggatcgtgtagagatcgagattGGTCGGAATACAACGTAAATTTTGTTGTATTTCGATACACGATCCTTTCcagatcaattcgaccgctactcgacgaattctcgatctcttcttgagtgacttgcttctcggtccttactcgattgttattaacatgtcaaaaactctcgggtagatggTCAGATCGATGAAGAGTagggtagactatcccgaacatctttgtcgattgagtcagaccagtctcccgatcacgtaatttgttttgatccggcttgatcgagttgatctgatcggcagtgtgaacctagcttaagatcagttacatgtaacatgatctcgtcgattcgcacgacgaagccattgtttatgacagaacacacattctagattatgtatttttgtttccgtcagttcgaaagtatttgatcatttcaactcctttgtatttcataatatgtgtcatgaacaaagacatatgttcgattgaataatgatttcccacgtaacaaatgatagaaatttcggagatcccgtatttgatcctttaccgttaaaatacTAGTGTGAAGctaatgaaaatgccaatgacagaggttgattataaaaaatgttttactgtgttagtgggagatattatggacataattgtgcaaatcgtgatacaagcatgaaatttggtataaaggttaactaaatgatacttataaaaaatccgctgctggccagaaaaaaaaatcattttttcaagatggccaccacacattttgaAAATGGCGTCATATCAAATTAGCCATTATTTgttaatcctttgaaaggtgtgttTTATGTAAAATCCATTATAAGTTTTGATAAAAAGCAAATGACAGTTCATAAATAACcactagacaatacattaatgaaactataGGTGACTTAAGAGTaaaaaatttcgattttttttactttcaagcaATTTTACAAGGGGTTTTAATCCTTGAAAGATGTGTaatgtataatccaatgtaagttatgataaaacgttaaaaacagcTCTttagtacgacaaaacaacacttaaatgaagaaaaatagtggtTTCCGGTTCCTAATTAGAGCCAAAaaacgtagaaaatattttaataattttcatcaaCTTAACAAATAATTACACAAGCATGaaatacaagcatgaaatttggtataaaggtggACTAAATGATAAGTAAAAGAAATCAGGTGCTGGCCAtcaaatatttccattttttcaagatggccaccgatAATTTTGCAAATGGAGTCATATCCAGTTGAAATCCTTGAAAGttgtgttataggtataatccaatgtaagtttttATTAAGCGTTAATAACAGTTCCTAAAGTACgaaaaaacaacacataaatgacaaaaaagagtgatttccggtttcaaaatggcggccaaattttttaatttttgttaagatTAAATGTCTAATTTTGATAGAAAGACAGGTTcgttatcttataattatctgacagtaGCCAATAACAAACCTCGTACAATGAAAGacagaacggtagcatttacagtcACCAACACAACTGGAATTTTCGCCTCCGAATTTCAAAAGTTCCCGACAGGAGGATGCAACTTTAACGGCAGCCGTAGAAGTCCTTTTTGGTTCCCAACTGTCatcgatttttttctttcatccaaccccagtgttcatgaattggtacataaatcaggctgagcccaaactTATCCGCCTTGATACGCTGCTCTTTGGATGTGCTCCGGAAAAAAAACTCTTGTAGGCGGAACGacatcacaatgccgctgctaCCTGGGTAAACATTTACATCGTGCCTCGTTAACAACAAGTAGTGATGTTGTTCTGTCAGAtatgatgcaaacaaatgcttcATTTATGTCCATGTATGTGTCCTTATACTTCAGTAAAGAAATAAGTACGTCCCTTACATGTTGAAATACTTCCCATGTCATCCAAACTGACTTATTACCTTAGTGTCACATCCACTGAATGAATGAAAGGAAGAGTAGCTATACGAGgacaaaacgcatttgatataTCACGTACAGGAAGTCATCAAAAGTCTTCATTCCTGCCAAAACCTTTTCTCAGTTTGTTCCACCACATTTTTGGAGTGCTGCAATTCTTAATACTACTACATCTGTGTCGGTGCTACCTTAAATAACCGTCTTACAAcaattttcataatcatgccgatcatggacaaacattcgtatATCTGCTTCtccatgcttacaaggggtagcTGGAAAGTATCCTTATTAGTCTATATAAAAGCATTTCTGTCGGCAAAAAAttcgtttcgttgtcatcttcatAGAGAAAACTACTCCAGAACCCAACTTTTGTCTTTTTAGTAAATCTAACacaatgtctactcttgaatacttatcgatgaaAGATTTTATTTAAGATCGTATGACACAAGTGCAAAATCATCCAATATTGTTGCCCTACAAGGTggcctggaattaaccattgctgacCCATCAACGGTAAATGCGTCAGAATTGGATCTGCAAATTGCAAAATGTTTCAAGTGTATCCATTTGCACCGATTtcataccactgtttaaaatgaCATCCGAAGACAAAAACGGAGGAGCAGTTTGTctttatggataaagaaatattccaaatcAGTTTGTCCACTGCGACAAGAaataaaagtctagaaaagatatctaCAAAacgtttacagttttattttaccGACATaataggaagttgttctttttgATCTGGTTATAAGAAACCGGTTCTCCTTCGTTTTGTATTTGCTTTAAACGATCTTCAAATTATTTGCCTTTGATCTTTTAAGAGAAATCCTTTGTGTTCATTAAGTCGTTCATCTATTATAAAATGCCTCAAACCACTAGATCTTGCAAATTTATCTGATAGTCTACTGACTTCTGGTCCAGCTACCATTAATACGTCTAAATGGGGTCTTCGGTTAAACCTATGACAACATATCGCCCTTTACAATTGTATGATTTTGAGTTTTTTGTCTGATCAAttgttttataagaaaaatatttgctggtcttacgtacattgaaattatcattttcaaaatcaattgccacctgtgggtgacGTAAGAGAAGGGAAGCCATATCTTGAAAAAGGTCGGTAGCGATCGAGAATATGTTATACGATCAAGACCTAAATGAATAcggtatcatgctttatatggactgtttgtacAAAATCtgactcatgaaatgagcatactACCAAATTCACaagaagtttttattttataattgaacgccaggaattgaACTGTGGTAGAGATGACTATATTTTCTTACACCAGTCTATCAAATCATttaacgtcacagagtcatgacatgaTTATAACTTCTGTGTTTACCTTTCTTAAGCCGATATATACAATCCAAGCTAAAACACATAGAGTTATCTGATGCGCGTGTCTAGtgctaggtacatttgaacatacatacaaGAATATGCCGTTCTAGGTGTTGCAATAATGGTTTTAGTGAGGACATATGTCTATCTACTTTCACGTAATATATCACCCAgaattttataacaagtcatttcaatgtgaaaTCCACCTCAAatgacgataaacttatcttctTTGTACAAATCAGGCGATTCCCACTGATTATCCATTACCAAAAGTGACTGATCTGCCGTtaatattgatgtttttttcgTATAAACCACATTTTCCGTCTTATCCATCAAGTGCCTGATCATTGCAACTGAATGGGCTTGTTTTTAAACAGTGGCATCATAGATTTTACACTAACTTGCTTTTTAAAGTAATGAGATGAACTACGGTTTGCCCTGGTAGTGCATAAAAATGACTCATTATGTCTATAAAgagtttgcgcatgcgcaaaattATCATTCGTGTCATAAACTTGAAGAATGTTATTAAACCAAATCATAATATCATTGAAAATCCCAAATCACTTATTTTATAGTAAATAGTTGAAAtactttttaatgaattttgttatttttttcgcgcatgcgcaaacccTGTATATGTTAAATACTCATGTCTAGTGAATTATTCACATGTAAGGAAGGTAGCTACCAAACCTGACAGCTGTTTTTCACTAAAAGAAGGTAAACGAAATGTTTTCcagaaaaaaatcagtattttcaaactgaaaaaacagtcattttagaaaacgacggtggccatcttgaaaaaatgattttttttaatggccagcagttgtttctttaaaagtacataataatgatgctttgtggtaattttcatgcttgtatcatcatttgcacaattccctcgattttgcctgctaatatcttccactatgttaaaaaaacttcgacttaaacaatgaaaacttacacgttggacaagaaatattttgtcgatgaagaattaaattatgtcacttctgaaataagtttgtcgataacgtaacttattctgacggtaaagaaacgcgaattcgatcactactctgttacgggctgtattaGTTGTTTGAAACCAAATTCAAGTTGGACTTATAAAGTTGAAAATCTTTTAAGAATTCCTTACTAAGCAAACTGGCCCTTTATTCTATTTACGTTTTCAAGAATAATTCTGTTTTGTATGCCATGCATCTTTCAAATGATTAATCCTTATATATAATTAGTTCTTTATTGCTATAAGTTACTAATGACCAATTTAAATTGTCTTATAGGCTACGTGATGGCATTAGGTGACCAAATGAAGTACAATAAATGGGGAGGAGTGTTATATGGATATGACAACAGTACTATACGTATCTGGACTAATACTATAGGAGGTTAACAATATTTCATATACATTGCAAAGAATGTAAAAAAGACAGAAGTTTATGATTAACGATAATCAAAACAATCTGGTATTTtctcacagaaaaaaaaacacacaactgattattttttaattgttcaagCAAATAAATTAACCTTCCAGAAATGAATGAAAGGAGATGCGAATTCGTTTAATCGAGACAACAAaccaactacaaaaaaaaaaattcacagtGAGATCAACGTGAAGTCATTATTGGGAATTCTTCACAGTTTGTCTAgctttaaaacttattttaaaacacTTGTGAATATATTGATTGAATTATGGTAAAAGATTTGCCATCGACCCTAATACCTGCATCCtaataaaaattaaatccttGAATTGCTCCCGTTCTGATATGCCGATCCTTGAATTGCTCCCGTCCTGATATGTCGATCCTTGAATTGATCCCGTTCTGATATGTCGATCATTGAATTGCTCCCGTTTTGATATGTCGATCCTTGAATTGCTCCCGTTTGATATGTCGATCCTTGAATTGATCCCGTTCTGATATGTCGATCATTGAATTGCTCCCGTTCTGATATGTCGATCATTGAATTGCTCCCGTCCTGATATGTCGATCATTGAATTGCTCCCGTTTTGATATGTCGATCATTGAATTGCTCCCGTTCTGATATGTCGATCATTGAATTGCTCCCGTCCTGATATGTCGATCATTGAATTGCTCCCGTTTTGATATGTCGATCATTGAATTGCTCCCGTCCTGATATGTCGATCCTTGAATTGCTCCCGTTCTGATATGTCGATCATTGAATTGCTCCCGTCCTGATATGTCGATCATTGAATTGCTCCCGTTTTGATATGTCGATCATTGAATTGCTCCCGTTCTGATATGTCGATCATTGAATTGCTCCCGTCCTGATATGTCGATCCTTGAATTGCTCCCGTTCTGATATGTCGATCCTTGAATTGCTCCCGTTCTGATATGTCGATCCTTGAATTGCTCCCGTTCTGATATGTCGATCATTGAATTGCTCCGGTTCTGATATGTCGATCCTTGAATTGCTCCCGTTTGATATGTCGATCATTGAATTGTTCCCGTCCTGATATGTCGATCATTGAATTGCTCCCGTCCTGATATGTCGATCCTTGAATTGCTCCCGTTCTGATATGTCGATCATTGAATTGCTCCCGTCCTGATATGTCGATCATTGAATTGCTCCCGTTTTGATATGTCGATCATTGAATTGCTCCCGTTCTGATATGTCGATCATTGAATTGCTCCCGTCCTGATATGTCGATCATTGAATTGCTCCCGTTCTGATATGTCGCGGATCACCTTGATGCACGACATTTCAGAACGGCAGcaattcaaaaatttaattctaattaGATTGCAATACatatagttttttatttttctattcaggTTCATTGTTTTATGCAAAAGATGGTTGGGGTATTTCAAATGAGTCTTTCTCTGAGGGATATTATAGGATTTTTGCATGGTCATCAGACTCATCACTTACTAGTGACAGAGGGCAGACGACACTAAAACTGGCATTACCTTTTATAAACAGTACTAGCAGGGATTTTGAAATCGAGTTAGATCCGATTATCGATTTAGAATGTGACTTCATTGATGTACGGGTATGTCTAAATAACAATGCAAAAAAAAGCAGTATGAAATCATGCTTTGTAGAAAATAGAGGCCTACATGTAAAAACACTGCAAAATTGGAGCAATAAATTTACGAGCTTTTGAACAATCAAACCCATGTTAATGAGAATGGTTTTGATGTTAATAAATTGCAAATGGTTTCCcatcaaaatatttaatataacaatcaaaacagtaaaaacagtaaaaagtatataaaagacgtgtacttattttatttaattaatatgtttcatatatatcgtatttatttttttagtgacTTTTTTTGTCTGTTcttgttgttttattatatttcattttactgCATAACTATTTGTCAGTTTTTATCAGAATACTGTACTTCGTCTATCAAAGTGTGGGTTGTATGTACATTATCAGATTGTTCTTCAAGGGATAGTTATACCATGCACATTGGTACAagtcaaataaatgttttattctttATAGATTAGAGAAACGGCCTTGGAAGGATCAAATACACGTGGAAGCAACTTTGGTTATTTATTTAAAGCAACTGGAGGGGTTCAAAACACCTTACAAAACAACTCATACTCAGGGGTAGTATATTCTTACTCGAGTACAACGGTAAGGGTTTGGTACCCACCCGTGGAAGACAAAGTCCACTACTTTGtattcattgataaaacatttgGAGGTAGTACATCTGTAGCTACTCATGCTGAGCTTGTAATAACAGTTTTTCGTCCCACTGGAATATGCAGATATATAACCACTGCaggtaaaaacaaattaaattccTTTTGATAAAACTGGTAATTAAGGAAACAATCACTTCCAAAATACACTTTTTTAGGCATTTAGGTAACTCTGTGACTTATTTCTTTCACTACTTTTCTCTGGTTATTCTGCACGAAAACTAATTTTAAGGGTCTAAGAGCggatgtattatttttataacaacgTGGACAAGACCATTTCTTGGCGCGCTCTGGTTATCAATTGACTTGGTCAGATAAGGTAAACGTTCGTCTGTAACGACCACTTTTCATATCGTATGTGTTTAAGTCATTTATACTGTGGGGTCGTCAACGAACGCCTAAATCGAATAATACGAATAACTAACAAAAGACTAAACATTGTgtgtagttttaaatatttaatactaAACTTTCTGTTTTTTCTCATGCAGCTGCATGTACTTGTTTACTCCTTTATTCTATTAAAATCACTATTATCGATAGCAGATGATAAAGAAATTAAAGGTAAATGATTCAGAAGTATAACCATCATAAGTATTGCGATGGTCCACGCTATTATGAAAATGATtatatgtcatattttcttcTCATTTTAGTTACAAAAGAAGTAACTCCTGAAGAGGGAACACCACTAGGTGTGTACAACGCTTAATTTTAAATAAGttttagaaatatttattatGTTGTGATCAAGCGATATAAAattcaatgatacatgtatctttatGTCAAGATAAAGAATGATAAGTCCAATGCCTATAGAGTGTATATATTTAAGCCTAGCACTCCAATTGTTTAATTAAGTAACCCCAATATTGCTCATTTCAAAATCCCTTTGGTAgtgatttgaattttaaaattggtCTTCTTTTAATATATTCAATAATATTTGCGTTTCAAGCTAAAGAATGATAAGTTTAATGCCAATATAGAGtgtaatttttaatgaaattgagaatgaaaatggggaatgtgtcaaagcgacaacaaccctggcccctaaataaatatgactttgtatactagttc
This genomic window from Mytilus galloprovincialis chromosome 9, xbMytGall1.hap1.1, whole genome shotgun sequence contains:
- the LOC143046516 gene encoding uncharacterized protein LOC143046516 encodes the protein MQSQNDNMSQVEWHHGLKEIPVKVDIQVRPWTTGGESEYYFPGVGSGQRSDDVNSPYGGIVYKYSKESVVLYAPNRHDGYPSGYAVYTGGSNWNGPIHQAESNVSVRIRVWGQQHFPEPDFFTNWKSINIGNVMKEIHHQLDTKPEYVVLQIKLGNTKYIADGIGYVMALGDQMKYNKWGGVLYGYDNSTIRIWTNTIGGSLFYAKDGWGISNESFSEGYYRIFAWSSDSSLTSDRGQTTLKLALPFINSTSRDFEIELDPIIDLECDFIDVRLQKK